The following are from one region of the Bos mutus isolate GX-2022 chromosome 18, NWIPB_WYAK_1.1, whole genome shotgun sequence genome:
- the CALB2 gene encoding calretinin isoform X3, with amino-acid sequence MAGPQQQPPYLHLAELTATQFLEIWKHFDADGNGYIEGKELENFFQELEKARKGSGMVSKSDNLGEKMKEFMQKYDKNSDGKIEMAELAQILPTEENFLLCFRQHVGSSTEFMEAWRKYDTDRSGYIEANELKGFLSDLLKKANRPYDEPKLQEYTQTILRMFDLNGDGKLGLSEMSRTEVATLMRMNWTPS; translated from the exons ATGGCTGGCCCACAGCAGCAGCCACCTTACCTGCACCTGGCCGAGCTGACCGCGACCCAGTTCCTGGAGATCTGGAAGCACTTCGATGCAGACG GAAATGGGTATATTGAAGGTAAAGAGTTAGAAAACTTTTTCCAAGAAttggagaaagcaagaaaaggCTCTGGCATG GTATCAAAGAGTGACAACTTAGGGGAGAAGATGAAGGAATTCATGCAGAAGTATGACAAGAACTCAGATGGGAAAATTGAGATGGCGGAG CTGGCACAGATCCTGCCGACCGAGGAGAACTTCCTTCTGTGCTTCAGGCAGCACGTGGGCTCCAGCACCGAGTTTATGGAG GCTTGGCGGAAGTATGACACAGACAGAAGCGGCTACATTGAAGCCAATGAGCTCAAG GGATTCCTGTCTGATCTGCTGAAGAAGGCGAACCGACCATATGATGAACCCAAGCTCCAAGAGTACACCCAAACCATA CTACGGATGTTTGACTTGAATGGGGATGGCAAACTGGGCCTCTCGGAGATGTCCCG GACGGAAGTGGCTACATTGATGAGAATGAACTGGACGCCCTCCTGA